The DNA region GAGGGTAATAATCCACCGGAACTGGTTGTGACCTATAGCAGCGCGGCAAACACGCAACTCATGTGCTCTACCGCCCCAGATGCGAGCAATGCGCAAAGCACCAGCATTATGAAACGACTCAACGCTTCCAGATTCGACAGCGATGGTCCAAGGCGCCAGCATCAGAGCGTTAAGTAGGAAAGATGCCACCACGACAATGACCTTGTCCCTGTAAGGTCTCTTCGCGTCTTCGCGTCCCCCATCCCCGCGTCCCCGTGTCCCCCATCCCCGCGTCCCCCATCCCCGTGTCCCCGCGTCCCCCATCCCCGCGTCCCCGTGTCGCCCCTCCCCGCGTCTCCGTTTCCCCCGCGGCACTTTAGACCTGTGGGCTGGCGCGGCTCCGGCATTAATCACCGACGCCCCGCCGCACCTGCTCAAGGATTTCTGAGGTTGAGCGCCCACTGACGTAGGGCAGGTAGACCACGCGGCCACCCTGCTGCTCCACAACGATGACCTCGGGCGGTGTCTTTTGTCCTGGACCCCAATCCCCACCTTTTGCATAGATATCGGGCTTAATGAGCTGCACGAGTCTCTCGGCTGTGGGTTCGTGGAACAGGACGACCGCGTCGACCGATCGCAACTCTGCCAGCATGAATGCTCTGTCTGTCTCATCCAGAATGGGACGTCCGGGCCCTTTCAGCTGCCGCACCATGGCATCGTCGTTCAAACCGACGAAGAGGAAATCGCCCAGGGCCCGGGCTTGCCGCAGGTAGTCGACATGCCCCCGATGAATAAGGTCGAAGCAGCCGTTGGTCAACACCACCGTGGCACCCACCTGTTTTAGCTGTCCTGACAGCCGGGCTGCGTCATCGTAATCAAGTATCAGTCCCTGAGGTTCCATGGAGGGCCTTTCCTTCCCGTTCTTCATCTTGAGTGTTCTGAGATCACTTCGGCCCACTGGAAGGGCTGAGAACACAGAATTTTGGGGCTGGGCCTGCTTAGAAACTTGTGATTTCCGAACCAGCCGTGTGTCATCCTCGCGTGCACCCCGGAGGGGCCCGCGAAGGCGGGGCATCAGAGCGT from Chloroflexota bacterium includes:
- a CDS encoding adenylyltransferase/cytidyltransferase family protein yields the protein MEPQGLILDYDDAARLSGQLKQVGATVVLTNGCFDLIHRGHVDYLRQARALGDFLFVGLNDDAMVRQLKGPGRPILDETDRAFMLAELRSVDAVVLFHEPTAERLVQLIKPDIYAKGGDWGPGQKTPPEVIVVEQQGGRVVYLPYVSGRSTSEILEQVRRGVGD